CGTACGCGAAAGACCGCCACCACAGACAGAGCCAGGGCTGCGCTCCAGCTCATCAAAAAGGACAACGACTGCCAGTACGATTGAAAAAGAAAAAGCGCCGTAAAGCCCGTTATCAGCACAATCAGATCCGCAGGGAAAAAGATCTTGCGATACGCGAAGGTTTCGCGGACCGCAAAACCAAGCAAGGCACGCACTGCGGGCGCTTGCCAGCCTCCAAACAGCGCATAGGCCCCAAGAAAAACGAATCTTAAATAAAGTGGAATTTTTAAAATGCCTAAAAGCTGATCAAGTAAAATTAAGTGAGAACCAGAAATAACAAAGATGTGAATCAAAGATGTTTTGCTTAAATTTGCTTTCAGTTTTTCATCTGTGATTTTTTCACCACAAACAAGAGCTGCTAACGATGATGCGTGCTGGGTACTATGTGGAATAATCTCGATACATTTTTTGTGGAATTCTTGCGAGACAGCTGATGCATTATCGTGCAAATGAGTTGGAAGTGGAATGCTTAACACGAAAGCAAGGATCAGAAGAATTGCCATAGTTTTAACTACTTAGCAATTTTCGTAACGCAGTTGATTTCTAAAATAAGCTGTCACTGGGAAGATGCGTCCGACAGGGGCGGAATGTAAGATCTGTTATTTGCCTGCTTAAAAAAGTCCTAGTTATTAAGTATTCACTATAAATTTCATATACTTATATGATGCCCAAAATACTGGCAAATCGCTGAAAGCCTTGTAAATAAATAGGTCTAAGGTCTAGCATTACAACAACTCAACATTTTGTGTGGATAACTCCTGCTTGTTTGCACTTCTTAATGCGTGTCATACTGGTGAAACAGCATGAGGTGTCGAGAGATGAAGCAACTTAGACTATTAGCAGCAACGGTACTTTTAAGTGTCCCCATGAGCGCGTTCGCAAAAAATTCGGCGCTGTCCAAAGCCTCTCCTGCAAAGGATCTTCAGCAAGAAGCACTACTGGTAGAGCTTACTGGCAAAGACTTTACTAAAGAAAATGACATCAACTTATATGCTGAAATGGTAAGCGCTTATCAGAATGACGATGAAATAGGCTTCAAGAGCCGTTTACAAAGTTTACTAAGTCGCTTCCCGCAAAGTTCCTACGCTGACAATGCGCTTTTTTTAGCGGGCAGAATGGCTGTGGATCACAACAATTATGCTGAAGCCGTGAAGTACTTTACAGAGATTGAAAAGAAATATTCCAGCAGCAACAAAGTGGTCGCAGCGAAATTCGCAAAGGCCATGACTTACAAAAAAATGAATCTTCCAAATTTTGCGATGAACACACTTAAAGAAGTTCGCGCGAAATATCCAGGCAGCCCGGAATCTTTCCGCGCTGATGCTGAATTAAAATTGATGAAATAGTTTTTCGTTTCTTACGTTTCAGATTCTCATAAGCAAGATGCAAGGATGCAAAAGGTGATGAGTAAAAGACTTTCGATGATTTTAGCGGTGATGATTTGTTTGCAAATGGCGCAAGTACAAAAAGTACAGGCGCAGGATGCTCCACCGGATGCAACCTGGGAAACAGATCCCTTAGATGTGATTGAGCCTGAACAGAAAAATGCACCCGCAGAGCCTTCTGTACCCGAGTTTAAAGAAATCGATGAAACGGGAAGCGCTTCGCAACCTGCAGAGCCCGTTCCGCCAACTGAAATCGATGCGCCAGCTGCAGAGCCAACGGAAGTCGCCACACCAGAAGCGGTTCCAGCGCCCGTTGAAACTGCGGTTGAAACAGCAGCGCAAGGGGATTCCCCTGACTTTTCAAAAGAATCTGAATTTCACCGCATCTATAAGTCCTACAACGAACAGCCGACTTCCCAAGAAGCGTGGGAACAAGTGGCAGGTCCAAGAGCATCAGAAACTTATCTAGTGCAAAAAGGGGATACTTTGTCGGGTATCTCTACAACCTTTTTTGGTGATTACACCTATTGGCCGAAAGTGTGGTCGTTGAATAATCCGCAAATTTTAAATCCCCATGAAATCGAACCTGGCATGATGGTTCAATTCTTCCCTGGCAGCATGGATGATGCGCCGACGATGGCTGTGGCGGAAGCGGATGCAGCGGCCGTAAACGAGCCTCAGGAAAAAGAAAAAGCAAAAAAAGCTGATAAGAATGAAGTGAATGTCGGGGCTTTACCAAAAGGTAAAAAAAGAGCTCCGTTACTTAAGAAACTTCCGCCAAGTTTGCCGCAATACCGTTTGGGCGCAGTGAATGAACCTTTGCCAACTTTAGAAGTAGAATTAGCTAAAACCCAATTCCCAACAGCTTTAGAATATCTGGAATACTTTATCGCTGATGCCCCGGTCGAGGGTGTGGGTGTGGTCACAGCGACAGAGCTTGATACTAAGACCGCTGGAGACTATCAGCATGTCTATGTTCGCTTGCCAAATAATGCGGGCAAAGAATTTGTCGTGCAAAAAAATCTTGCGGAAGTAAAAGACCCTGAAACAAAAAAGCGCAAAGGCTTTATGATAGAGCTGCAAGGTGAAATTGAAGTCATTGAGCCCGTCAATGAGCAAAAGAATTTGTACCGCGCTTTAGTCAAAAAAACGATTCAACCCGTTGCCGTAGGCTCTGTGCTTATTCCTGGTCGACTTCCGATGATTGATCCAACTATTGGCAGCCTGACAACAGGTGTGGGCGCAAAAATCATGGGCGGGCAGTTTGAAGCCAAACGCAGTCTTTTTGGTTCCCACAGCTTTGTATTCTTAGATTCAGGAAGCAGCCAAGGAATTCAAGAAGGCATGGCTCTTCCAGTTTTTGCGGATGAAAGAGTTCGCAATAAGAAAAACGATGCGGTTATTAATGATCGCGTGATCGGTGCGGCAAAAGTGGTCCGCGTGGCTCCGAACTTCGCAACGGCCTACATTGTGAAAGCCACTGATGATATTCTTTTAGGGGACTATGTCGGTAAACCTACGGCCCGAGTTGCCTTAGAGCCAGAGGTGATTGAGGCTCCGAAAAAAGAAGATGATGATTTTGAAAAGGATTTTGAGGACGCACCTCAAGAAGAGGCCCCGTCGGATTCCGGAGAAGAAGATCTGGATCTAGAAATAGAATAAACTTAAAAAGAGCCCTGCAGATTGCAGGGCTCTTTTGTTATGAACGATTTATATTCTTTATGTCAATTGATCAAATCTCATCCGCTGTTCAACGTACAGCGGGATGCTATCTTAGGACTTTTTTATTCTTTGAAAATCAGGCAACAGCTGGATCCTGAGGGACTGCTTCAAGCTTTAAAATTCCATCAGCCAGAGCTGTACGAAGCGATTCAAAAGAACCATGCGCTATTTAAAAAACATTGTGAAGATTCTCTGAAGCTAAAGATGAATGGCATTCATTTGGTTTGTTACGGTGAAGAGCTTTACCCTGCTTCCTGCTATCTTATGACAGATCCTCCTTTAACGCTTTCCTATCGCGGA
This is a stretch of genomic DNA from Bdellovibrio reynosensis. It encodes these proteins:
- a CDS encoding tetratricopeptide repeat protein; translation: MKQLRLLAATVLLSVPMSAFAKNSALSKASPAKDLQQEALLVELTGKDFTKENDINLYAEMVSAYQNDDEIGFKSRLQSLLSRFPQSSYADNALFLAGRMAVDHNNYAEAVKYFTEIEKKYSSSNKVVAAKFAKAMTYKKMNLPNFAMNTLKEVRAKYPGSPESFRADAELKLMK
- a CDS encoding ComEC/Rec2 family competence protein → MAILLILAFVLSIPLPTHLHDNASAVSQEFHKKCIEIIPHSTQHASSLAALVCGEKITDEKLKANLSKTSLIHIFVISGSHLILLDQLLGILKIPLYLRFVFLGAYALFGGWQAPAVRALLGFAVRETFAYRKIFFPADLIVLITGFTALFLFQSYWQSLSFLMSWSAALALSVVAVFRVRNSFSKAVLSQFAIYFFMLAPLWGIGSLHPLSILYNLCLAPVVSFVLLPLSFFTVAMPPLAVVFDSVMNIFGSLLPLVAEPVKTAAVTAPTLPFLWLWLLGLHLCLHFLRLKLWQGKM
- a CDS encoding LysM peptidoglycan-binding domain-containing protein, with amino-acid sequence MSKRLSMILAVMICLQMAQVQKVQAQDAPPDATWETDPLDVIEPEQKNAPAEPSVPEFKEIDETGSASQPAEPVPPTEIDAPAAEPTEVATPEAVPAPVETAVETAAQGDSPDFSKESEFHRIYKSYNEQPTSQEAWEQVAGPRASETYLVQKGDTLSGISTTFFGDYTYWPKVWSLNNPQILNPHEIEPGMMVQFFPGSMDDAPTMAVAEADAAAVNEPQEKEKAKKADKNEVNVGALPKGKKRAPLLKKLPPSLPQYRLGAVNEPLPTLEVELAKTQFPTALEYLEYFIADAPVEGVGVVTATELDTKTAGDYQHVYVRLPNNAGKEFVVQKNLAEVKDPETKKRKGFMIELQGEIEVIEPVNEQKNLYRALVKKTIQPVAVGSVLIPGRLPMIDPTIGSLTTGVGAKIMGGQFEAKRSLFGSHSFVFLDSGSSQGIQEGMALPVFADERVRNKKNDAVINDRVIGAAKVVRVAPNFATAYIVKATDDILLGDYVGKPTARVALEPEVIEAPKKEDDDFEKDFEDAPQEEAPSDSGEEDLDLEIE